The Juglans regia cultivar Chandler chromosome 1, Walnut 2.0, whole genome shotgun sequence nucleotide sequence TGAAGTGGAACGACGTCATTTCGTGAAGGAAGGGGGTCCAAAACGCAGAACCCTCTTCTTCCCCCCTCACTTTCAGTTTCGCACATGGCAAGTCCTCACTTTCGCACGAGGAAGTTTAGCCATGAACACCGTCTATTGTCACTTGAGGCAACCATCTGCAACTCTGCCGTCGCCAAAGTAATTGTAAGAATGATTTCTAACTTTTTCCTCCAATAGATTTGTTGTTCCTccatataattgtaaaatttgaaatgtgATTTGTGACTCCCTttgtgaaagaaaaattctattcataagcctcacacataatcatttttgttattttttaaatttttttctcttataaaatgtgtcatatatggatgatgagtaaaaaattcattttttttaagaagaataaaaaaaaaaaattaaaaaaaatttaaagaaataaaaaaaattatggtgtgtggtgtacgAGGCTTATAAACAGCAAAGCTCTTTGTGAAATGTGCATAATTTGTTGTTCATTTcaacttctttgttttttttcatttcaatggTTTCGATTTTTAGGctgttaaatttaagaattgagggatttaagttttgtaaaaatcatattttttgttctagGTGACGTTCGCTCAAGTGGCTAGTATGGCTCGAGCGAGTGTCACACAGATTGTTCGCTCGAGCTTTCGCTCAAGTGTGGCTCGAACGACATAACATAGATTGTTCGATCGAGCCTTTGCTTGAGTGTGGCTCAAGCGgacgttcattttttttttcttgttttatttatttttaaaaccacaaacatGACTAAACAcatgttttttcattttcaatatatttttaatttgtagataattatcataacatttaaaatgatgattgtttattaattattttggattattttctcaaattatggATGCTACATCATTTCATTCTCACTACAAGTCTCCACAAGAGGATTACGCACAGCCGTTGGCATCACCAACTAGTACTTCAGGCCGTAAACCCCCATCTAGAGCATCTACCTCCTGTGCAAGTAGTTGAGTCCCAATTAATCTAGAAGACATTGATATGCTTAATGAGGAGGAGTTGCTGAATGTTGAGGTCAATCCACCAGTACAACCTAGTAAAAAAAGGTCGTGGACATAGaaacatttcaccaaaatttcgGGTGATCGTGAGAACTCGTAGGCTTGATGTCGCTATTGTGGGCAACTAGGTGGTTGTCATTTGAATAAGCAAGACACGCCAATATTAATAGCATATCTTATGGGCTACCAGCGATATAAGATACACAAAGGGCTGGTAGTCACTGATCAGACAAAGCTGAGTTACGAGACTTGTATGGCCACTGATGGCTCGCAAATTAAGAAACTATCAATCCATCAATACAGTTAGAAGATGTTGAGAGATGTTATTGCGGAGATGAGCATCACTGATGAGATGCATTTTACTACAGTTGATAAGGCAGGCTTCCGCAAATTTGTGCACACTTTAGAGCCATTATTTCCCATGTCTTTAAGGTATACTGTAATGCGCGACTGTTTGAAGATGCATGCCAAGTAGAAGGCAGCAATGAAGAAAATGTTTGTCTCCACTAGGCAGAGAGTGTCATTTACCACTAATATAAGGACCTCCATACAGAATATGGtttacatgtgtatcacaaccCACTTTATTGATAGTAAGTGGACGCTGTAGAAGTGAATTATCggcttcaaaaaaatttttgatcATAAGGGTTCATCCATTGGTAAGGAGATGAATGACTGTATAAAGAATTGATGGATCAGAAAAATACTTTGTATCACGGCTGACAATGCCAGTGTAAATGACATTGCCATTGATTTCTTCAAGCAGAATACGATGGTAAATGAGGATATCATTTGTGAGAACCAGTTTATTCATGTTCGATATTGTGTCCATATCAATAACCTCATTGTTTCTAAGGGGGGAGGTTGATGAATCCATTATTAAAGTCTGGAACCTACTGAGATATGTGAGAACTTCCTCCCAACGGCTCTGctagtttaaggcaatagccgAAAGATCTCATCTTCCAGTATGTTGCAACTGGACGTTCCGACTCAATGGAACTCtatatacatgatgttggatgtagcGCAAAAGTATCAAACAACAATCGAGCGGATGAAGGTTGAGGATGGAGGCATTATATATGCTTTGCTGGAGTCAGTTGTGGGGAGAAGAGGGCTCGGTGCGCCGGACACAGTTGATTGGGCcaatattaagtattttgtccaatttttgaagttattttatgacataactatGCAGATATCTGTGACAAAATATCCTACTATGAACATGTATTTCGAGGAGCTTTCAAGATTTTATGACCACTTGTAAGAGAGTTGTGCTGACAATGTGAGTTTGTTGCATGCAATGGCTATGAtgatgaaaatcaaatataataaatattgggtAATGTGGAgaatataaatagataattatttGTGGCTgcgatccttgacccccgatatAAGATGGCGATTGTAGAAAATTGGATTAAGGACGTCCTCGGTGATGATGATGCTGAAAAGTTTATTAGATCGATTAAatgtgatattgatgatttatatatcCATTACAACAACAGTGATCAATCTTCAACTGAAGGTAGTAGCTCTTCTTGCCCAACTGGCTCGATATCTTCTTGGGATGACACATATgcacaaaattcaaatttattgcGGCTATGATGGTATCATCAAAACCGTGCATcaagaaatattatgaagtGTAAGTGTGAGGTTGAGCGTTACATTATGGAAGATGTCGGGACACCTAGTGATACATTCCatatattaacttggtggaaggtaAATTCTGATGAGTTTCCAATATTTTCCCAAATAACCAAGGATGTATTAGTCATTCCTATCACTACAGTTGTCTCTGAGTCGGCGTTTAGCATCGGAAGTCGTGTCTTGGATGCTTATCAGAGATCATTATCTCCGACCACCGTCGATGCCCTCATTTACACACAGAACTGGTTAAGTTCAACACTCATTGTAGTAGATAttgttgatgccgagagctatacaCTTGAATCagataactttataattttaaatgattatttatataattttaatgtttttattatttaatttataatttatatgattttgtagacctaGTTGTGAACCCCAGACTAATTGTGGATGACTGAGAGTTTGAGACCGACGCACGTTTGAGACCGACGCACCGTGAGATGATTACTATCATACAAAACTCGTTAGAGTTAGAGGTGGATGTGAGTTATAATATCACTTGGCTAATGGTTTAGAAGTCTGTAGTTAATTGACTAAAGAAAAGATAGTGCATCTgatcaataaaagttaaaaacttcatgcgaaaaaattgaaaatcactATCGAGTCATCAACTCAAATGCATCGATTATCCAAAACTGATGCGGGGCATTGTGCCTATTCACATTTGAATGAAATCTATGGCATTATCTAATACTTTAGtgctgtaaatttaaatttattgcgatttgtaattttaaatttaaatttgtagtttgatttagttattgtattttaattttaattttttaacttatttttttacaacatttaagatatttttaattttttttatatattattaaacatGGATTAATATTAAGCCGGTTGGAGCCCAAATTTTTAGTAGGGCAACTAGTCTGAAAAGTTCATTTGCTACTCCGATTAGAGCTTCGACCTCTGACTTCGAACTCCAAACTTCAATCCAAATCAAACTCCAATTCTAATTGGAGTCGGAGCCCTTCCGACTCCGTCGAAGTCGAATTCCACCCAGGGTGCCCCCGACTCAAGGGTGgttgaaaaaattgataatttgatagCATTTATAATAAACGAGGGACCCACACATCATGGACCGATTCGCTGGACGCCACGTGGAAAGTCGCTGACTCCGACGTGAAGAAAAAGGCAAAGCAGCTTCTTCCAATCTTCCCCAACCCAATCTCTCCAACACGCCTAAGAAAACCCGAAGAAACCAAACTCTCTCTTGTACGTCGCACTTCGCATATCCAAAGCCCTAATCGATCATTTCGATTCCTCTCCCTTCAATCCCCAACCTCAATTTCAGGGGTATGTACATGTCTAAACGTATAGAtacagtttttctttttggaaaaaatatttatggttCTCCTCCCATATACtagattttgagattttgattaCACAATTTTATCCTTTGAACGATACGTTTCGAATGGTGAACCATTGcgttgggtttttattttttattttctttgttttgaatgTTGAAAAAGGTCGAGGTAGTTCAATCGGTGACAATCAGCCATGTTTAGCCGGATCTTCGGCAAACCTAAGCAGGAAACGAATGCTCTAGCCACCTTAGACAAATTAAATGAGGTATCATCATGGTCAccgattttttaaaatttggtttagtcatatattttttgtttttcctaatttggtgaatttaaatgtatattTTGCTCTATGCGTTTATTTTATCGGAGTTCGGGCTTATTATATTCAGGTAGCAGAGGTATTTATCGACGAGAGATTAGTTTAGAGTGAAGAgcaaatagattttatatttatttagttaCAACATTATATGCGTTAATGCTACTTCCCGTTGAATTAGATCACTGTCTCAAGGAAGTGTTATGGATCttgttagatatatatatagatatatatatatatatatatatatatatacttttcacATAATGGTGAATATATTGAGAACATGAATTATAAAGGAGCACAGACGTAATGAAGTTCGTTATAGAAGATTCTACAGAAACACTTATAAGACTGAGTTGTAAGTTACTGAGTATTCATTTGTGTACTATAATCTCTAGTTTTTTAATCTGCCTCTGTTCAATTGTTTGATTTTCTTGCATTCTCTGGAAAGTTATTGTTTTCATCCCTAAAGCCCAAGGAGTTTTACACACAATTCAAAAGACTGTTCAACTCTATTTTAAGCTCAATCCCAATATTAATTCAGCTAACGTTGATCACTAATTTGCTTGAACTCTTTACTCCCTGAATTGTGTAGACGCTAGAAATGttagagaaaaaggagaaagtgCTTATAAAAAAGGCTGCTGCTGAGGTTGAAAAGGCCAAGGAGTTCACCAGAGCAAAGAACAAGAGGGGTATGGTCGGATAGCACATTAATGTTTTATCTAGAGAATCCAACCTTTCTATTGTTGGTTTTTTGTCGTCAATAATTGTGTAAGGAATTCACTGAAGTATCCTGTTAAGGAAGTTGCagttgtatattttatttagtataATTCATTTGGCACTGACTTTCTCAATGATATAATAAGGTCAATTAACTTTCTCATAGCGTATGAGTTATCCTGAGGTCGAGAGTTTGAGCCTCTCTCACCCCCATTAACTAGTTCTTAACCGATAAAAAAGAATAAGGTCAATACTACTATGATACCTTCCTAATTTCAACTTAGTACCCTAAAATTACCTGTTTCTGGTATGACGTTGGTTCGATTATGCAGTTCTTGTTCTTGTAGCAGAAGGGAATTTGATTTAGAATTCAAAGGTATAAAGATAAGGTTTATGTGGCCTGAATCTAATACTTGAGGAACTTCACATTGAGGATCTCCGATATTTTAAGTGCTACTACTGCAGTTTATGATAACTCATTTGGCTTAGTAATTTGTAAACATTGATTATGGTTGGActcttattttcaatttggaaCCGCAAGATATTTCACAGCTTTATTCATGACTTCAAATTGGCAACTGGTGGAATTCTGACTTGTCCTGCGGTTGTGCAGCTGCTATACAatgtttgaagaggaagaggctGTATGAACAGCAAATAGAGCAGCTTGGAAATTTCCAATTGCGTATCCATGATCAGGTGCgcttgttatattatatttactgaTGATTAGACAGTATGGAAAAGGGGAAGAGACAGTTTGAGGGATGTTAGCTCTGATCTGATGTGTGTTTGGTgtttaatgattttataatcGGTTGCGTATCAATATTACAGATGATAATGTTAGAAGGTGCAAAAGCAACTACTGAGACTGTAGATGCGTTGAGAACAGGAGCTTCTGCAATGAAGGCAATGCAGAAGGCAACGTATGTAGTATTTCAGGGTCTACTCAGCATGGGCCCAATTTCTTTCATAACTTGCTATTtgttcttttaagtatttttggaTAGCTTTATTAATCCTTGCGATGCTTCGATTCATGTTCTGATATGAAATTTGCCATTTAGCTCAGGCTGACTTCATTAGATTCTATCAAAAACCTCAATGGAAGCCTTTTTTCCTTAAATGATTCAATGAAGCTTTCTCAAATGATTATTATGGGAACGGTTTCTAGCTTTTTCTATGGTGCTCACCTAATTAGGAAATCCAATCCTGTTAGTAAATGTTTCTAAGGACTACAACCTCCTCCctgatttatttattgaaattgaTACCTATTTGTACTGCTTAAAAATGCTTGTTCTACTAGTGCTGTGGCTGACATAATTTGAATCATGTTCTCATTTGACAGAAATATTGATGATGTGGACAAGACCATGGATGAGATCAATGAGCAGACTGAGAACATGAAACAGATACAGGAAGCATTGTCAGCCCCAATTGGTGCAGCTGCTGATTTTGATGAGGTTAATTTTCTCTTGATTCCTTTTCAATCTCTCTTAGTTCCTTTTGGGTTGCCAGCAACTAAATAAATAGGTAATGAATAAAATCTTATCAGTTTGTTGGATGTTATCTCTGTCTGCTGCAGTCTAAATGTTTTTATCATTGCAGGATGAATTGGAAGCTGAACTTGAAGAGCTTGAAGGTGCTGAACTGGAAGAACAGCTTCTTCAACCTGCAACAACTGCTCCTGCAGCTCCAGTGCAGTTCCCAGCAGGCCCACAACGAACTCGTCCTACTCCAAGGCGTACTGCTGAGGAAGATGAACTAGCTGCACTACAGGCTGAGATGGCACTTTAAGCAGGTCCCTCTCTCTATTGTGATATGATATATCCATACTACGAATGCATcttttgagttttcttttaGTATGATATATTTGTTTCTATCATGCATTTTCTGTCGTTGATTCTGTTTGTGAATGTAATATTTGAGTTGATTGATGCTTGAGGTTGTGTACACCAGTCgcttatttaaaaaagaaaaagaaaaaatggtacAGACTAGTCTGGAACTATGAGGGGTGGGCAatggtgtcttttttttttttttccttagaaaaaacaaaaagagaaataaacatTTTATGCAGTTTTGAAGTGTTTTGCGCTATTTTCTTCAATAGTGAGTTTGATGTTCAGAGTTTTGCAGGTATTGTTTGGGTATTTATTGACAGGAGCCATGTAAAGAATTGCCTGATTGTTTGATGGAGATTTCTGCTCGTTCATGCATTCCGATTTCGACATGGACCATTGGTAAACAGAATACGAAAGTTACCACTCCAAAACTTGTAATCTGCCCTTTGGTGCTTCCAAACAactcttctttctatttttctttttcgaaattttcacctttttttattttggtattctGTAAACCTTATTTGATAGCTTAACGAATCTTCCATGTATCATATCCAAGCGAATCTTACTCGATCTCGGGGCCATTTACCAGGAAATGAAGTAAACCCCATGTTGCTTTCTACCTTCAACTTGCTTGACCTATCGCtagcttataattaatactGAAATTGTTAAACTTTGGTAGGGTTAACCATGGGGGTTTAATTTCACGAACGGTCTTGCTATCTGTTTTTGTTCATGGCACTGAAAAATTCAATGTATGTCTTATTATGTAAATGAACAGATAAAATTGATTGTTGCTGATAGATAAGTAGACGTGTTGTAGACGTGGCACAACTCATTCCTCTCTCCTCCATAAATCTCTCTCCTACACAACATATTCAGTCATTACAGTATATTTCACTTAAAACAGAAGTCAAAATCTGTATAGGACCAGCCTCTATCCACACCTCTTCAGAAAAAGTAAGAGCTAATCTTGCAAGCTTGTGAGCTATGTTGTTAGCTTCTCTATAAGTGAAATTTACACTCAAATCAGGTTCCATAATCTGTCAACATCTCCTCATTACTCGTTGCCTTAACTACCATCTGAGAATCACCCTCCAAAACCACACTTGACAGTCCCAACTCCAAGCATAAAACCATTGCTATTCTCAAAGCAAGAGCCTCAGCTACAATAGACTTAATAAGGTGATCAATGTTTGAGCACAGAACATCCAGAGCAGAATTCCAGTTTGCTTTCACTACCGTATCATCTGGCTTCTTCCATTTAATTAAGTGTCTGTTAGTGCTTCTTGAGGGGTGGTTTTTTTGTTACTGGTTCTGAGCTAAGGTGAATTCTTCCAATCCTTGTTTTGCAGCTCTTAGCACTCTTCTCGGGTCCTCAAACTTATGATCAAAGATTAGGGAATTCCTTCTTAACCAAATCCTTCTCATAGTATATGCCATCAACACTACCTCCTCGCCTTCAAATACAAATTCAGCTTTTCCATAATTCCAAGAAGTCAACCTTCGTACTATAGCATTTTTGAACTGGGCTAATCATGTTCTGCCCAAACATCAGCAGCTGCAAAGCTCATGGACGGTAGTTTCAATTTCTCTCACATACTGGGTACAAGTTAGTTTCAGTAATGTTCTTCTTGAAGAGATTAAGTCTGGTTGGAAGTAAATCATGACCAGCCTTTCAGATGAAATGCTTTTCCATGTGCATTCCAAGATCAATTTCCATCTAGCTTATGTTTCAGCCACATTCGAGCACTCTCATTTCATCAGTCTTAATTCTTGTGTGCTCTAGATGGTATGcacttttaacaaaaaaaattccattgTTTGAAGGACCCCATGTCATTTTATCCTCAACACCCAATCTACTCATAGGTATGATGCATATGGTTTCAGCCTCATCTTTATTAAAAGTATCATTAATCAGCCTTTCCTTCCATGTACTAGTACTTGTCTCAATAAGCTACTGTACATTTGAATCTCTGTGTAGACTTTTAACCGGAGATTCACTCTGTGTGTAGTAGAAGTTGGCCATTTATCCTTCCAAATCTTAACGTTACTACCATTTGCTACCCTCCAAATCAATCCCTCCTTAACCAAGTCAAGCAAATTAGAGATGGGTCATAGCCCAGCTTTGCATCTAACAGCTTTCCttgcttgaaattttttttcctcattatTTTCGCAACTAGTAAGAAAGGATGATTTAGTGTTCTCCAGCACTGCTTTGCAAGCATGGCTTTGTTGGAACTTTTAAGGTCTCTAAACCCCAGCCCCTTCTGTTATTTGATTCTCCCATTTTGAACTCTCTTCTCCACTGAACTCTCTTCACATTGTGCTTATGTCCCACCAGAATCTTGACATAATTAAAGAGATCTGTTTACATAGTCTTCTTGGCAATTTAAAAAACACGCATAGAGAAGGTTGGTATTGCCTGGATGATAACttttagtaatattttcttCACTGCTTGAGATAGGAATTTATTCTTTCAACTGTTAATTTTAATCCAAACTCTGTCCTTCAGGTTTCCCAGTGTTATACTCTGATTTTCCCACCATGGATGGTAAACCAATGTACCTCATAACTTCCACAAACAGACACAACTGCTACTTGCTAGATCAGTGCTTTAATTGACAAAGCACTAGTGTTGGagcagaataaaaaaattgtggtaCTTCTAACTTATCACCACATGCGATGACGACGAACATTGAGTatgtaaatattcatttttaatgaCATGATATTCTATTTCGGGACTacctaataaaattactttttggtTTTCACATATtcttaaaagaattttaattttgtaagaaaaactgaaaatcaattcaaatcttcaaatctGAAAAACCAATACATTATTTCAACCTATTATccaattattattcaaacacaaaaatcaaaacagtttttacaaaattcaacaaaacaaaaattacccttaaaaattaaattcaaataacttttcaactctatatatactttaaaattgttttccaaaaactATGAAACCAATAAGAACATATATTGGTGTCAAGTATCAGGCGAAAATCTATTATCatccattttctcatcatcctcttattatctattcatcatctatctATCAAGTTCCACGGGAAcgaagagaaaaacaaattcaACAAGAGATAAGACATAATACCCCAAAAAAAGGTGGTTTGCAAAAAATGTTACTCCTATCAGATTTGTATAAactgcacatatatatatttatagttgcAAGCCTTGTTGAATTATGTATCCCTTTCTCCTTTTCAGTTTAGTCCCCGAGGGTGTTGTCCGTTGGAACAAAACAAATGGCACACAGGTTGTCAATTTTGTTGGCCTACGAAAGTTGCAAATGCCGACATATCAAAATGGTAACCACGTTGTTTGTTGGGTATTGCTCTTATTCAcacaataaaagaaggaaagggGGAAGGGTCCTTTagcacaaaattttatttttcatattttattttttatcattatcctctcaatcttttttaaccttgaattaaattattgattcataaataaaatataataaatacatttttaataatttaatactataataaaagaataaaaataaaaaatagttaatctACTTAAACTTCTCGTTTGTACAAAtcgatataattatatttaaaaaaatttaaaattataataataataattttaaaataatatttttttcttttttttaccttCATTCACCGCATaccattgtttttaatttcagcTAGACTACCAATTTCAGTCCTAccggtactagatatataccatCACAAATACCGGTCGTCGGCCTAAACGGCTGTCACCTATTATATTTCGGATATTTCggcgtgtttttttttttttttcgtttttcaaactacaagtttattttttgacccccaatttagattagactatttataatttatatgtatgtatgtatttatatataatttattcatatataaactattattttagaatataattgttatatatatttatatatataatttattcatatatcgactatcccgaaacggtacacgaaacggtaccggtaccgaaatatttcgttccagtgtcttgaccggtacgccatccggtacggtattcaaaacattgccgCATACGCAATCCCCTACctctgtaaatagaatttcccagaaaaaaaaaaaaaaaaaaattagcgaATAACATTATTCTTCGCGCATTCCATGGCATACTTCATATTACATCAAAGAGAGATAGTCTTCCTTTTCTTTAAGGCCACAGACACACGcacagatgagagagagagagagagggaaagacgATGCATTCCAGAAAAGGATGGgagaaaaagaatatgaaaatggaaagaataGGGGGTCTACATGAGTGGTTATACTTATACAAacatggaagaaaaataaaaagcaatccCAAGCATTGAGACTCAGATTTCAATGAATCATATAGGTAAGTAGCAGAGCAAGCACCATCAGCACGTATGCAATTCCTTGGTCAATTGCTACCCCTGCAAAATCACAAACATTTCATcaaatccaaaaagaaaaaaacatcaCTGCATCACCACCCAAAACAGGGtaaagaaaaacacaaaccGTCACTCGAAGGAGCAGGGGCTGGTGCCAGGCTCTGGGCATGGATGGAAGGCAAGCCCCCCCATGTTAAAACAATTGCAGAAACAGCCATTGCTATAAACTGAAACCTCAAGATCTCCATTGTAGAGCAACTTTCCTCGATGATGAAAACTTTTCTCTGCCTCCGTGGTTTGAGTTTGGCTTCAGCGTTtttaaagaggaagagagagaagaaagcaATGAGCCTCGAAAGAATCTCCAGAAAGAGAAGGCCAATCCGGCTATGATTAAAATGCTGTTAGATATCTGGGCTTTTAGATACCTACATTTTAAGCCGTTGATTATGCCACGTGTACGGGCACCCCACGCATTATCGAGCTGTATACAGGGAGAGCTCGTCCAATGAAAAAAccactcatgagtcatgagtcATACTACTTACCACGGCCACATTGCATGCATACCATGGCATGATTTGAATGGTGCAATATTCtcaattattttgaatttttacgtGCTGTGagaatattcaaaaataaaaaaagttttcaaatatGATTGAGCCGTTGATTTGGGCGGTGACCGTTGGCCTGGTCTTCAACTCAGGAGGGAGTGAGGGACCAAAATTGTCCCCACAACCACAAGTTCCGCGTTGATTAGGttatgtttggcaagtgggatgatatataaaattttcagattatcttattttatcattattattaaattttaaatttttatacaaaatataataaattttaattcaattttttaaaattttaaaataa carries:
- the LOC109010274 gene encoding vacuolar protein sorting-associated protein 32 homolog 2-like, which codes for MFSRIFGKPKQETNALATLDKLNETLEMLEKKEKVLIKKAAAEVEKAKEFTRAKNKRAAIQCLKRKRLYEQQIEQLGNFQLRIHDQMIMLEGAKATTETVDALRTGASAMKAMQKATNIDDVDKTMDEINEQTENMKQIQEALSAPIGAAADFDEDELEAELEELEGAELEEQLLQPATTAPAAPVQFPAGPQRTRPTPRRTAEEDELAALQAEMAL
- the LOC109009373 gene encoding arabinogalactan protein 41-like; its protein translation is MEILRFQFIAMAVSAIVLTWGGLPSIHAQSLAPAPAPSSDGVAIDQGIAYVLMVLALLLTYMIH